The following are encoded in a window of Solidesulfovibrio magneticus RS-1 genomic DNA:
- a CDS encoding Trm112 family protein: protein MSIHPDLLTILACPKCKGALTVVDNEAGLFCPTCDIVFPVRDDIPIMLVEEAVAKADWDAGKRSAKDDAAK from the coding sequence GTGAGCATCCATCCCGATCTGCTGACCATCCTGGCCTGCCCCAAATGCAAGGGCGCGCTTACCGTTGTGGACAACGAGGCCGGCCTTTTCTGCCCGACCTGCGACATCGTGTTTCCGGTTCGCGACGACATTCCCATCATGCTGGTGGAAGAAGCCGTGGCCAAGGCCGACTGGGACGCCGGCAAGCGTTCGGCCAAGGACGACGCCGCCAAGTAA